In one Oscillospiraceae bacterium genomic region, the following are encoded:
- a CDS encoding ABC transporter ATP-binding protein: MLKTLASYLREYKRLAILAPIMVILEVVCELILPRVMAKIVDVGIANADLSYILRMGAVMLGLSALAMLCGVLSAKFAAVSSQGFGANLRQGLFDKVQTFSFADIDKFSSASLVTRMTNDVNAITMMLSMAMRMLTRAPVMLIVALAVTVSINAKLALILVVIIPVMAVAIALLMKVCTGLFEAMQRKIDQLNNTVQENLVAVRVVKAFVRAGYEKTKFKKSNDELTGASLQVGMRVILMMPIMIVALNVAVVAVLWSGGQMVMGGTLLVGDLSSFITYISQILMSVMMVAMALLQFSRAQACAHRICQVLDAEPDIENKPGAKERALPAPRGRVEFKDVSFKYQAAGTGDPVLSHIDFSVEPGQFVAVVGGTGVGKSSLVNLIPRFYDVTGGAVLVDGVDVRDYPLEELRGRIGMVLQNNVLFTGTVRENLLWGKPDAGEEELIQAAKDAQAYDFIMGLPDGFDTYLAQGGVNVSGGQKQRLCIARAMLRKPAVLILDDSTSAVDSATEAKIRESFHQNLKDTTVIIIAQRISSVQYADRILILDDDHIAGMGTHEELLANNEIYQEIYQSQQEGVGD, encoded by the coding sequence ATGCTCAAAACCCTAGCGTCCTACCTGAGGGAGTACAAACGGCTGGCCATCCTGGCCCCCATCATGGTCATTCTGGAGGTCGTCTGCGAGCTGATCCTCCCCCGGGTGATGGCCAAGATCGTGGACGTGGGCATTGCCAACGCCGATTTGTCCTACATCCTGAGGATGGGCGCGGTGATGCTGGGGCTGTCGGCCCTGGCCATGCTCTGCGGCGTGCTGTCCGCCAAGTTCGCGGCGGTGAGCAGCCAGGGCTTCGGCGCCAACCTGCGGCAGGGGCTGTTCGACAAGGTGCAGACCTTCTCCTTCGCCGACATCGACAAGTTCTCCTCCGCCTCCCTCGTCACCCGCATGACCAACGACGTGAACGCCATCACCATGATGCTGTCCATGGCCATGCGGATGCTCACCCGGGCCCCGGTGATGCTCATCGTCGCCCTGGCGGTCACCGTCTCCATCAACGCCAAGCTGGCCCTCATCCTGGTGGTGATCATCCCCGTGATGGCCGTGGCCATCGCGCTGCTGATGAAGGTGTGCACCGGGCTCTTCGAGGCCATGCAGCGCAAGATCGACCAGCTCAACAACACCGTGCAGGAGAACCTGGTGGCGGTGCGGGTGGTCAAGGCCTTCGTGCGCGCCGGGTATGAGAAGACCAAGTTCAAAAAGTCCAACGACGAGCTGACCGGCGCCTCCCTCCAGGTGGGTATGCGGGTCATCCTGATGATGCCCATCATGATCGTCGCCCTCAACGTGGCCGTGGTGGCCGTGCTGTGGTCGGGCGGACAGATGGTCATGGGCGGCACCCTGCTGGTGGGCGACCTGTCCTCCTTCATCACCTATATCTCCCAGATCCTCATGAGCGTGATGATGGTGGCCATGGCCCTGCTCCAGTTCTCCCGCGCCCAGGCCTGCGCCCACCGCATCTGCCAGGTGCTGGACGCCGAGCCCGACATCGAGAACAAGCCCGGCGCCAAGGAGCGCGCCCTCCCCGCCCCCAGGGGCAGGGTGGAGTTTAAGGACGTGTCCTTCAAGTACCAGGCCGCCGGCACCGGCGACCCGGTGCTCTCCCACATCGACTTCTCCGTGGAGCCCGGCCAGTTCGTGGCCGTGGTGGGCGGCACCGGCGTGGGCAAGTCCTCCCTGGTCAACCTGATCCCCCGGTTCTACGATGTGACCGGCGGCGCGGTGCTGGTGGACGGGGTGGACGTGCGGGACTACCCGCTGGAGGAGCTGCGCGGGCGCATCGGCATGGTGCTGCAGAACAACGTGCTCTTCACCGGCACCGTGCGGGAAAACCTCCTGTGGGGCAAGCCGGACGCCGGCGAGGAGGAGCTGATCCAGGCGGCTAAGGACGCCCAGGCCTACGACTTCATCATGGGCCTGCCCGACGGCTTCGACACCTACCTGGCCCAGGGCGGCGTGAACGTCTCCGGCGGCCAGAAGCAGCGCCTGTGCATCGCCCGGGCCATGCTGCGCAAGCCCGCCGTGCTGATCCTGGACGACTCCACCTCCGCCGTGGACTCGGCCACCGAGGCGAAAATCCGGGAGTCCTTCCACCAGAACCTGAAGGACACCACCGTCATCATCATCGCCCAGCGCATCAGCTCGGTGCAGTACGCCGACCGGATCCTGATCCTGGACGACGACCACATCGCCGGCATGGGCACCCACGAGGAGCTGCTGGCGAACAACGAAATTTACCAGGAGATCTACCAGTCTCAACAGGAAGGAGTGGGGGATTAA
- the lexA gene encoding LexA repressor, with protein MKALSPKQQQIYDYIISFQSAHGYPPSVREIGEHVGLKSPSTVHFHLKGLEAAGLITKAEGKTRAITVSGGPGFHPVAEELDGAENRVPVVGNVAAGSPILAEECIEDYLTFDTQGLTGEHFALKVRGESMLDAGILPGDLVVVHRQQEARNGEIVVALFEDEATVKTLRRKDGVTWLMPENPEYEPIDGTYAEIIGVVKAVVRRYS; from the coding sequence ATGAAGGCGCTATCCCCCAAGCAGCAGCAGATCTATGACTATATTATTTCCTTCCAGTCCGCCCACGGCTATCCGCCCTCGGTGCGGGAGATCGGGGAGCACGTGGGGCTCAAGTCCCCCTCCACCGTCCACTTCCACCTCAAGGGGCTGGAGGCGGCGGGCCTGATCACCAAGGCGGAGGGCAAGACCCGGGCCATCACCGTCAGCGGCGGCCCCGGCTTCCACCCGGTGGCCGAGGAGCTGGACGGCGCGGAGAACCGCGTGCCCGTGGTGGGCAACGTGGCCGCCGGCTCCCCCATCCTGGCCGAGGAGTGCATCGAGGACTACCTCACCTTCGACACCCAGGGCCTCACCGGGGAGCACTTCGCCCTCAAGGTGCGGGGGGAGTCCATGCTGGACGCGGGCATCCTGCCCGGCGATCTGGTGGTGGTCCACCGCCAGCAGGAGGCCCGCAACGGCGAGATCGTGGTGGCCCTCTTTGAGGATGAGGCCACCGTGAAAACCCTGCGCCGCAAGGACGGGGTCACCTGGCTCATGCCCGAGAACCCGGAGTACGAGCCCATCGACGGCACCTACGCGGAGATCATCGGCGTGGTCAAGGCCGTCGTGCGCAGATACTCGTAG
- a CDS encoding dioxygenase, whose translation MRPAIDHIEITVADLDRAERFYDALLPLLGFDLKHKDRGEFPAWEHTEIDYGTADFSLGLVCPRPALAGEGVCRRKPGALHHLAFRAESAQQVDALYLAVLSIPGVTVVAPPQLYPEYTPDYYAFFFKDTQGIKLEIVHFDRPACYRNTTEAPEGA comes from the coding sequence ATGCGCCCCGCAATCGACCACATTGAAATTACCGTCGCAGACCTGGACCGGGCCGAGCGCTTTTACGACGCGCTGCTGCCCCTGCTGGGCTTCGACCTGAAGCACAAGGACCGGGGGGAGTTCCCGGCCTGGGAGCACACCGAGATCGACTACGGCACCGCGGATTTCAGCCTGGGCCTGGTGTGCCCCCGCCCCGCACTGGCGGGGGAGGGGGTCTGCCGCCGCAAGCCCGGCGCCCTGCACCACCTGGCCTTTAGGGCCGAGTCGGCGCAGCAGGTGGACGCCCTGTATCTGGCGGTGCTGTCCATCCCCGGCGTGACCGTGGTGGCCCCGCCCCAATTGTACCCGGAATACACCCCGGACTATTACGCTTTTTTCTTTAAGGATACCCAGGGGATCAAGCTGGAGATAGTCCACTTTGACCGCCCCGCCTGTTACCGGAACACAACAGAGGCCCCCGAGGGGGCTTAA
- a CDS encoding exodeoxyribonuclease III: MKLISWNVNGLRACMGKGFLDFFREIDADVVCLQETKLQPHQIELELPGYTQFWNSAEKKGYSGTAIFTRAEPLNVTCGIGIPEHDGEGRVITAEYGDFFLVCCYTPNAQRGLTRLDYRMQWEEAFRAYLLELDRAKPVILCGDLNVAHQEIDLKNPKSNRGNAGFSDEERAQMTALLGSGFTDTFRYLYPDRAGAYSWWSYMYHARDNNAGWRIDYFIVSDRLRGDVRDSKILPEVMGSDHCPVELDIF; the protein is encoded by the coding sequence TTGAAGCTGATTTCATGGAACGTCAACGGCCTGCGGGCCTGCATGGGGAAGGGCTTTCTGGACTTTTTCCGGGAAATAGACGCGGACGTGGTCTGCCTCCAGGAGACCAAGCTCCAGCCCCACCAGATTGAGCTGGAGCTGCCCGGCTATACCCAGTTCTGGAACAGCGCCGAGAAGAAGGGGTACTCGGGCACCGCGATCTTCACCCGCGCGGAGCCCCTGAACGTGACCTGCGGCATCGGCATTCCGGAGCACGACGGGGAGGGCCGGGTGATCACCGCCGAGTACGGGGACTTCTTCCTGGTGTGCTGCTACACCCCCAACGCCCAGCGGGGCCTGACCCGGCTGGACTACCGTATGCAGTGGGAGGAGGCCTTCCGGGCCTACCTGCTGGAGCTGGACAGGGCCAAGCCCGTTATCCTGTGCGGGGACTTGAACGTGGCTCACCAGGAGATCGATTTGAAAAACCCCAAATCCAACCGGGGCAACGCGGGCTTCTCCGACGAGGAGCGCGCCCAGATGACCGCGCTGCTGGGCAGCGGGTTTACCGATACCTTCCGGTACCTGTACCCCGACAGGGCCGGGGCCTACTCCTGGTGGAGCTACATGTACCACGCCCGGGATAACAACGCCGGGTGGCGCATCGACTACTTCATCGTCTCCGACCGCCTGCGGGGGGATGTGAGGGACAGCAAGATCCTCCCCGAGGTGATGGGCAGCGACCACTGCCCGGTGGAGCTGGACATCTTTTAA
- a CDS encoding AbrB family transcriptional regulator yields the protein MKNLEITRNMDELGRIVLPIEVRRALGLAEREAVDFFLDEMDEALILKKHSPTCLCCAGTEGLKRLPNGAYLCGTCLEKAE from the coding sequence ATGAAAAATTTAGAGATTACCAGAAACATGGACGAGCTGGGGCGGATTGTGCTGCCGATTGAGGTGCGGCGGGCCCTGGGCCTCGCAGAAAGAGAGGCAGTCGACTTTTTCCTGGATGAAATGGACGAGGCGCTGATCCTCAAAAAACACAGCCCCACCTGCCTCTGCTGCGCGGGGACGGAGGGCTTAAAGCGCCTGCCAAACGGCGCGTATCTCTGCGGCACATGCCTGGAAAAAGCAGAGTAG
- a CDS encoding DNA-binding protein, whose product MFNILDRILQLRLARGWSEYQLAKESQMAQSTISTWYSKKKTPSFASLEKICAGFGITLSQFFAGDEEAVPLTREQRDLLEKWGALTPRQKKTFLDLIENMH is encoded by the coding sequence ATGTTTAACATATTGGATCGCATTTTACAGCTTAGGCTGGCCCGAGGCTGGTCGGAATACCAGTTGGCAAAGGAATCCCAAATGGCGCAATCTACAATATCGACTTGGTATAGCAAGAAAAAGACACCCTCTTTTGCCTCACTGGAGAAAATCTGTGCGGGCTTTGGTATTACGCTCTCCCAGTTCTTTGCTGGTGACGAGGAGGCGGTCCCCCTCACGCGGGAGCAGCGGGATTTGCTGGAGAAATGGGGCGCGCTCACGCCCCGGCAAAAGAAAACCTTTCTCGATCTGATTGAAAATATGCACTAA
- a CDS encoding transcriptional regulator, with the protein MFFQRLEDLRIDADKTQEQIAGVLGCKREVYRRYEKGIHEIPVWAVIALAKYYRTSADYILGLTNNREPYRG; encoded by the coding sequence ATGTTTTTTCAAAGGCTGGAGGATCTGAGGATAGACGCGGACAAGACGCAGGAGCAGATCGCAGGCGTCCTGGGCTGCAAGCGGGAGGTATACAGGCGTTACGAAAAGGGAATTCACGAGATACCCGTCTGGGCCGTTATCGCGCTGGCGAAATACTACCGGACCAGCGCCGACTATATTCTGGGGCTTACGAACAACAGGGAGCCCTATCGTGGATAA
- a CDS encoding MarR family transcriptional regulator, giving the protein MEDHGEILNRFLVEVFNEILKTEEASLAAAYRDLSLRELHLIEEVCRAADKGLDNRATAIAAAQRVTAGTLTTAVTLLEKKGYLLRRRDERDKRVVRILPTEKAREADARHAKFHQEMVEDCLSALSEEEAVVFVRALGTVASFFRAKHKEMM; this is encoded by the coding sequence ATGGAGGACCACGGCGAAATTCTAAACCGCTTTTTAGTGGAGGTCTTTAACGAGATCCTCAAGACCGAGGAGGCCAGCCTGGCTGCGGCCTACCGGGATCTCTCCCTGCGGGAGCTCCACCTGATCGAGGAGGTCTGCCGCGCGGCGGATAAGGGCCTGGACAACCGGGCCACCGCCATCGCCGCCGCCCAGCGGGTGACGGCGGGCACGCTGACCACGGCCGTGACCCTGCTGGAAAAGAAGGGGTACCTGCTGCGCCGGCGGGACGAGCGCGACAAGCGTGTGGTGCGCATCCTGCCCACCGAGAAGGCCCGCGAGGCCGACGCGCGGCACGCCAAATTCCACCAGGAGATGGTGGAGGACTGCCTGTCCGCCCTCAGCGAGGAGGAGGCGGTGGTTTTCGTCCGCGCCCTGGGGACGGTGGCCTCCTTCTTCCGCGCCAAGCACAAAGAGATGATGTAA
- a CDS encoding DegV family protein — protein MIRIVTDSTSDLSPDRAAELGVDVLPLSVHFGEEAFRDGVDITTAEFYGRLARVDALPTTSQVNPEAFESLFRSYVEQGDQVLGIFLSSDMSGTCQSALIARDMVGGPDIAVVDSQTVTFALGLLVEAACALRDRGLSLAELERETRALAGRVKLLAVVDTLKYLKMGGRINAATAVVGGLLGISPIITVEHGLVEAIGKARGRRAAFQWIAKHMEQYPPDLSLPVVFGHSNAPEARDECMAFFYSAVDGAQTLTSDIGAVVGTHAGPGAAGLAYFVQA, from the coding sequence ATGATTCGTATTGTAACCGACAGCACCAGCGACCTGTCCCCCGACCGGGCGGCGGAGCTGGGGGTAGACGTGCTGCCCCTGTCCGTCCACTTCGGGGAGGAGGCCTTCCGGGACGGGGTGGACATCACCACGGCCGAGTTCTACGGCCGCCTGGCCCGGGTGGACGCCCTGCCCACCACCTCCCAGGTAAACCCCGAGGCCTTCGAGAGCCTGTTCCGCAGCTACGTGGAGCAGGGGGACCAGGTGCTGGGCATCTTCCTGTCCAGCGACATGTCGGGCACCTGCCAGTCCGCCCTGATTGCCCGGGACATGGTGGGCGGGCCGGACATTGCCGTGGTGGACTCGCAGACCGTCACCTTCGCCCTGGGGCTGCTGGTGGAGGCCGCCTGCGCCCTGCGGGACCGGGGGCTGTCCCTGGCCGAGCTGGAGCGCGAGACCCGGGCCCTGGCTGGGCGGGTCAAGCTGCTGGCCGTGGTGGACACCCTGAAATATCTGAAGATGGGCGGGCGCATCAACGCCGCCACCGCGGTGGTGGGGGGCCTGCTGGGCATCTCCCCCATCATCACCGTGGAGCACGGGCTGGTGGAGGCCATCGGCAAGGCCCGGGGCCGCCGGGCCGCCTTCCAGTGGATCGCCAAGCACATGGAGCAGTATCCCCCCGACCTGTCCCTGCCCGTGGTGTTCGGCCACTCCAACGCCCCCGAGGCCCGGGACGAGTGCATGGCCTTCTTCTACAGCGCCGTGGACGGCGCCCAGACCCTCACCAGCGACATCGGCGCGGTGGTGGGCACCCACGCGGGCCCCGGCGCAGCGGGGCTGGCCTATTTCGTCCAGGCATAG
- a CDS encoding short-chain dehydrogenase, protein MDLKLSGRAYYVTGGSRGIGRAVVEGLLAEGAMVGTCARDAGALEALRAALPEALRPNLRTRACDVRDEHAMAAAVADAAEGFGRLDGLMAGAGQGTTGRVLDTPAEEWISQCELKLSGVRNVLIPALPALRRSDAGRVVILNGVTANRPDPDMAAVSAARAAVRQLAALYAAELAPEGICVNTVNLGAIDTGRQRARYERSGSPLPYPEWAAAEAARRGIPLGRFGRAEEVAPLVLLLLSPLASYVTGAAVDAAGGMGI, encoded by the coding sequence GTGGATTTGAAGCTCAGCGGACGGGCCTACTACGTCACCGGCGGCAGCCGGGGGATCGGGCGGGCCGTGGTGGAAGGGCTGCTGGCCGAGGGGGCCATGGTGGGAACCTGCGCCCGGGACGCGGGGGCGCTGGAGGCCCTGCGCGCCGCGCTGCCGGAGGCGCTGCGCCCCAATCTGCGCACGCGGGCCTGCGACGTGCGGGACGAGCACGCCATGGCCGCCGCCGTGGCGGACGCGGCGGAGGGCTTCGGCCGCCTGGACGGCCTGATGGCGGGGGCGGGCCAGGGCACCACGGGCCGGGTGCTGGACACCCCCGCGGAGGAGTGGATCTCCCAGTGTGAACTGAAGCTGAGCGGGGTGCGCAATGTGCTCATCCCCGCCCTGCCGGCCCTGCGGCGCTCGGACGCGGGGCGGGTGGTGATCCTCAACGGGGTGACGGCCAACCGGCCCGACCCGGACATGGCCGCGGTGAGCGCGGCCCGGGCCGCCGTAAGGCAGCTGGCGGCGCTCTACGCCGCTGAGCTGGCCCCGGAGGGCATCTGCGTGAACACGGTGAACCTGGGGGCCATCGACACGGGCCGCCAGCGGGCCCGGTATGAGCGGTCTGGCTCCCCCCTGCCCTACCCGGAGTGGGCGGCGGCGGAGGCCGCGCGCCGGGGCATCCCCCTGGGCCGCTTCGGCCGGGCGGAGGAGGTGGCCCCACTGGTGCTCCTCCTCCTCTCCCCCTTGGCCTCCTATGTCACCGGCGCCGCCGTGGACGCGGCGGGGGGCATGGGCATTTAA
- a CDS encoding aminopeptidase → MDFDGCKAFLMDTAEKLLTTDSPSGFTHSVTAVAEEIARGLGYPTRRTRKGNLIITAEGRDNGTAVGLCAHIDTLGLMVRSVTADGHLMITRIGGPILPTLDGEYCKIYTRDGRAYTGTILSLSPAAHVHDDVLSRPRDEKNLAVRIDEVVSSREDVEQLGIRAGDFVCYDPKTVVTPSGFLKSRFIDDKGSAACILAVLKLMRDAGVKPKYRTEITFTVHEEVGHGGATLPGDITELLAVDMGCIGEDLTCTEHQVSICAKDNMGPYDYDMVTRLVNLAQEHGLDYAVDIYPHYSSDAGVAWKAGQDVPAALIGPGVHASHGMERTHFDGMKATVELIALYLDCQ, encoded by the coding sequence ATGGATTTTGACGGCTGCAAGGCGTTTTTGATGGACACCGCCGAAAAGCTGCTCACCACCGACAGCCCCAGCGGCTTCACCCACAGCGTCACCGCCGTGGCGGAGGAGATCGCCCGCGGCCTGGGCTACCCCACCCGCCGCACCCGCAAGGGCAACCTGATCATCACGGCCGAGGGCCGGGACAACGGCACCGCCGTGGGCCTGTGCGCCCACATCGACACCCTGGGGCTGATGGTGCGCTCCGTCACCGCCGACGGCCACCTGATGATCACCCGCATCGGCGGGCCCATCCTGCCCACCCTGGACGGGGAGTACTGCAAAATCTACACCCGGGACGGCCGGGCGTACACCGGCACCATCCTCTCCCTCTCACCCGCCGCCCACGTCCACGACGACGTGCTCAGCCGGCCCAGGGACGAGAAGAACCTGGCCGTGCGCATCGACGAGGTGGTCTCCTCCAGAGAGGACGTGGAGCAGCTTGGCATCCGGGCCGGGGACTTCGTGTGCTACGACCCCAAGACCGTGGTCACCCCCAGCGGCTTTTTGAAGTCCCGCTTCATCGATGACAAGGGCAGCGCCGCCTGTATCCTCGCGGTTTTGAAGCTGATGCGGGACGCGGGGGTCAAGCCCAAATACCGCACCGAGATCACTTTTACCGTGCACGAGGAGGTGGGCCACGGCGGGGCCACCCTGCCCGGGGACATCACCGAGCTGCTGGCCGTGGATATGGGCTGCATCGGCGAGGATTTGACCTGCACCGAGCACCAGGTGTCCATCTGCGCCAAGGACAATATGGGGCCCTACGACTACGATATGGTCACCCGGCTGGTGAATCTGGCCCAAGAGCACGGATTGGACTACGCCGTGGACATCTACCCCCACTACTCCTCCGACGCGGGGGTGGCCTGGAAGGCCGGGCAGGACGTGCCCGCCGCCCTGATCGGCCCCGGCGTCCACGCCTCCCACGGCATGGAGCGCACCCATTTTGACGGGATGAAAGCCACGGTGGAGCTGATTGCGCTGTATTTAGACTGCCAATAG
- a CDS encoding Cys-tRNA(Pro)/Cys-tRNA(Cys) deacylase, with product MAETKTNVMRLLDQKKIPYTPHAYPYAGGAVDGATVAGLIGLPPERVYKTLVTRGAGGGYYVFVVPVLGELDLKAAARAAGEKSIEMIRQAQLLPLTGYVHGGCSPLGMKKQFPTVVDESALALEAMAVSAGKVGFQVELSPADLCALAGGRFAPVAKR from the coding sequence ATGGCGGAAACCAAGACCAATGTCATGCGGCTGCTGGATCAGAAGAAGATCCCCTACACCCCCCACGCCTACCCCTACGCGGGGGGCGCGGTGGACGGCGCCACGGTGGCGGGGCTCATCGGCCTGCCGCCGGAGCGGGTCTACAAGACCCTGGTGACCCGGGGCGCGGGCGGGGGGTACTACGTATTCGTGGTGCCGGTGCTGGGGGAGCTGGATCTCAAGGCCGCCGCCCGGGCGGCGGGGGAGAAGTCCATCGAGATGATAAGGCAGGCCCAGCTCCTCCCCCTGACGGGGTACGTCCACGGCGGCTGCTCCCCGCTGGGCATGAAAAAGCAGTTCCCCACCGTGGTGGACGAGAGCGCCCTGGCCCTGGAGGCCATGGCAGTGAGCGCAGGGAAGGTCGGCTTCCAGGTGGAGCTCTCCCCGGCGGACCTGTGCGCACTGGCGGGCGGGCGCTTCGCCCCGGTGGCTAAACGGTGA
- a CDS encoding membrane protein, with the protein METVYSFAWYFFLYAFLGWCCEVCFAAAKDGKFVNRGFLNGPVCPIYGFGVVVVVGLLTPVRENVFLLFLCSVILTSALEWITGFVLEKAFHQKWWDYAEMPFNLNGYVCLLFSLLWGLACLLIMDVIHPMVASLVGHIPHTLGLVLLGVFTALILADLGATVATIAKLNRRLRQIDELAAKIHELSDSLGENLAEATLTLTEKGEALKGDLEERRAALEEKKAALEARRSELLSHRPFGQGRLLKAFPHMKSTRHGAALEQLKERLRRAKKEN; encoded by the coding sequence ATGGAAACGGTTTATAGCTTCGCGTGGTACTTCTTCCTCTACGCCTTTCTGGGCTGGTGCTGCGAGGTCTGCTTCGCCGCCGCCAAGGACGGCAAATTTGTCAACCGGGGCTTCCTCAACGGCCCGGTCTGCCCCATCTACGGCTTTGGGGTGGTCGTGGTGGTGGGCCTGCTGACCCCGGTGCGGGAAAACGTGTTCCTGCTCTTCCTGTGCTCGGTAATTCTCACCAGCGCGCTGGAGTGGATCACCGGCTTCGTGCTGGAGAAGGCCTTCCACCAGAAGTGGTGGGACTACGCCGAGATGCCCTTCAATCTCAACGGCTATGTCTGCCTGCTCTTCTCCCTGCTGTGGGGCCTGGCCTGCCTGCTGATCATGGACGTGATCCACCCCATGGTTGCCTCTCTGGTGGGGCACATCCCCCACACCCTGGGCCTGGTGCTGCTGGGGGTGTTCACCGCGCTGATCCTGGCCGATCTTGGGGCCACCGTGGCCACCATTGCCAAGCTCAACCGGCGCCTGCGGCAGATTGACGAGCTGGCCGCCAAAATCCACGAGCTCAGCGACAGCCTGGGGGAGAACCTGGCGGAGGCCACCCTTACGCTCACCGAGAAGGGGGAGGCCCTCAAGGGGGATCTGGAGGAGCGCCGGGCCGCCCTGGAGGAAAAGAAGGCCGCGCTGGAGGCGCGGCGCAGCGAGCTGCTCTCCCACCGCCCCTTCGGCCAGGGCCGTCTGCTGAAGGCCTTCCCCCATATGAAATCCACCCGCCACGGCGCGGCGCTGGAGCAATTAAAGGAGCGCCTCAGGCGCGCGAAAAAGGAGAACTGA
- a CDS encoding N-acetyltransferase, whose amino-acid sequence MELTFEPGGPGDLDELEALYDAVNDHLAQGVNYPGWTKGAYPARRTAADGIAEHCLYVARQGGRIVATAILSHEPEPAYRAARWQVDCGDEEVFVIYTLAVHPDALGRGTGTALVERILAFCRENGARAVRLGVTQGNEPAIALYKKCGFRYIGTVDLGLGAYGLDWFELYERVL is encoded by the coding sequence ATGGAGCTTACCTTTGAGCCGGGCGGGCCCGGCGACCTGGACGAGCTGGAGGCCCTGTACGACGCGGTGAACGACCACCTGGCGCAGGGCGTCAACTACCCGGGGTGGACGAAGGGCGCCTACCCCGCGCGCCGGACGGCGGCGGACGGGATCGCGGAACACTGCCTGTACGTGGCCCGGCAGGGCGGGCGCATCGTCGCCACCGCCATCCTCAGCCACGAGCCGGAGCCCGCGTACCGCGCGGCCAGGTGGCAGGTGGACTGCGGGGACGAGGAGGTCTTCGTGATCTACACCCTGGCCGTCCACCCCGATGCCTTGGGCCGGGGGACGGGCACGGCGCTGGTGGAGCGCATACTCGCCTTCTGCCGGGAAAACGGGGCGCGGGCGGTCCGCCTGGGCGTCACCCAGGGGAACGAGCCCGCCATCGCCCTGTACAAAAAGTGCGGCTTCCGGTATATCGGCACGGTGGATCTGGGGCTGGGGGCGTACGGCCTGGACTGGTTCGAGCTCTATGAGCGGGTGCTCTGA
- a CDS encoding RNA-binding protein S4, with product MTKTELISKLARDGDERLLLARALDKLELCRQRSIPAHTGFLSPQERVGVEALIRASGSPPHVFFGGYEGAERTICAFLPDWMEPEDFTLGADCPVCAVRCTWPEGEGLTHRDFLGAALGLGITREKLGDILVGAGVCDLLVLRELEDFLLQSLDGAGRVKLKRRAMPLDELAPPQVQVKLVRDTVATLRLDAVAASAFSLSRGKAADLIASGKVQLNYRECVKPDRPVAEGDVISCRGLGKCAVKEAGKLSKKGRIMIVLERYV from the coding sequence ATGACCAAGACCGAACTTATCTCCAAGCTGGCCCGGGACGGGGACGAGCGCCTGCTGCTGGCCCGGGCGCTGGACAAGCTGGAGCTGTGCCGCCAGCGCAGCATCCCGGCCCACACGGGCTTCCTCTCCCCCCAGGAGCGGGTGGGCGTGGAGGCCCTGATCCGCGCCTCGGGCAGCCCGCCCCACGTGTTTTTCGGGGGCTACGAGGGGGCGGAGCGGACGATCTGCGCCTTCCTCCCCGACTGGATGGAGCCGGAGGACTTCACGCTGGGCGCCGACTGCCCCGTCTGCGCGGTGCGCTGCACCTGGCCGGAGGGGGAGGGGCTGACCCACCGGGACTTTTTGGGCGCGGCCCTGGGCCTGGGCATTACCCGGGAAAAGCTGGGGGACATCCTGGTGGGCGCGGGGGTGTGTGATCTGCTGGTGCTGCGGGAGCTGGAGGACTTCCTCCTCCAGAGCCTGGACGGGGCCGGGCGGGTGAAGCTCAAGCGCCGCGCAATGCCCCTGGACGAGCTGGCGCCCCCTCAGGTACAGGTGAAGCTGGTGCGGGACACGGTGGCCACCCTGCGGCTGGACGCGGTGGCGGCCTCGGCCTTCAGCCTCTCCCGGGGCAAGGCGGCGGACCTGATCGCCTCCGGCAAGGTGCAGCTCAACTACCGGGAGTGCGTCAAGCCCGACCGCCCCGTGGCCGAGGGGGACGTGATCTCCTGCCGGGGGCTGGGCAAGTGCGCGGTGAAGGAGGCCGGGAAGCTGTCCAAAAAAGGCCGGATTATGATTGTATTGGAGCGATACGTCTGA